One genomic region from Daphnia magna isolate NIES linkage group LG10, ASM2063170v1.1, whole genome shotgun sequence encodes:
- the LOC116932713 gene encoding single-stranded DNA-binding protein, mitochondrial: MFTLKTCTGFVSRVAKLAPTRQIFLSCRKQVDDEWRPSTNTTNQAEDENAPMGVSVEKTINSVTLLGRVGSNPVKRGSPDHPVVTFSLATNSNYSYANGDITQKTEWHRICVFKPYLRESTFKYTTKGQRVLVQGRIIYGEIKEPEGQLRHTSSIVADDVIFFKNG; this comes from the exons ATGTTCACTTTGAAAACGTGTACTGGGTTTGTTTCAAGAGTTGCTAAACTTGCTCCCACCCGACAAATTTTCCTGTCATGTCGAAAGCAAGTTGATGACGAATGGAGACCTTCGACGAACACTACTAATCAAGCTGAAGACGAAAATGCACCAATGGGTGTCAGTGTTGAGAAAA CTATTAACTCAGTGACCCTATTGGGTAGGGTTGGTTCAAATCCTGTGAAACGTGGCTCTCCAGATCATCCAGTAGTTACATTTTCGTTGGCCACAAACTCAAATTATAGCTATGCGAACG GAGATATCACCCAAAAGACTGAATGGCACAGGATTTGTGTTTTTAAACCTTACCTCAGGGAATCAACTTTTAAATATACAACTAAAGGACAAAGGGTACTTGTCCAAGGAAGGATCATCTATGGTGAAATCAAAGAGCCTGAGGGACAATTAAGACATACATCTTCAATAGTTGCAGatgatgtaatttttttcaaaaatggttAA